A genome region from Paenibacillus pabuli includes the following:
- a CDS encoding type 1 glutamine amidotransferase domain-containing protein, with amino-acid sequence MSKVAFLLANDFEDSEMQVPYDEVKKAGHDVEIIGLKAGETLKGKGGKASYTSDKAISEVSASDYDAVVIPGGSSPENLRTDANILKFVTEINSAKKPIAAICHGPQILASADLLKGRTITSYPPLKDDMVNAGAEFKDHEAVVDGNYITSRTPADEPAFVRELLKVI; translated from the coding sequence ATGAGTAAAGTTGCTTTTTTATTGGCGAACGATTTTGAAGATTCGGAAATGCAGGTTCCATATGATGAGGTAAAAAAAGCCGGGCATGATGTGGAAATCATCGGTTTGAAGGCAGGAGAAACGCTTAAAGGTAAAGGCGGTAAGGCCTCCTATACTTCAGACAAGGCGATTTCAGAAGTGTCAGCTTCAGATTATGACGCTGTGGTTATTCCAGGGGGATCTTCTCCTGAAAACCTGCGTACGGATGCGAATATTCTGAAATTTGTAACGGAGATTAACAGTGCGAAGAAACCAATCGCGGCCATCTGCCATGGCCCGCAAATTCTGGCCAGCGCTGACTTACTCAAAGGGCGAACCATTACGTCCTATCCTCCACTTAAGGATGATATGGTCAATGCGGGTGCTGAATTTAAGGATCATGAGGCGGTAGTGGATGGAAATTACATTACATCAAGAACACCAGCCGATGAGCCTGCATTTGTTCGTGAACTGCTGAAAGTCATCTAA